A stretch of Pseudoprevotella muciniphila DNA encodes these proteins:
- a CDS encoding GH92 family glycosyl hydrolase, translated as MKKILMALLLISSTATAQNLTQYVDPTIGSGGHGHVFVGANVPFGLVELGPTSLPQQWDWCSGYHVSDSTAIGFSHTHLSGTGIGDLFDVTMMPVVGRPAYARGEETDPKSGLWSYIERSTQVVRPGYYKGKLLRYGITAELTATQRVGMHRYTFPQSTDAAIVIDLMNGGCWDKATEVHMEQDEGGISGYRYSTGWAKNQKIFFHVKFNKRIDGVETTADGHYARINFQTGDGEKVLAKVSLSPTSVAGAKANMAAELPGWDFDATAKAADKAWNDELSRVVITTDDAQQRRIFYTAMYHEMIAPNVFCDVNGDYRGSDDMVRQNTDEGEAFTNYTTYSLWDTYRAQHPLMTLIHSDRMPDFINTMLHIYREQGKLPVWHLMANETDCMVGNPGVAVVGDAVMKDIEGLDQQLAFEAMKTSAMLDERGLKEYRERGYIAVEDGNENVSRTLEYALADWAVAQAAKKLGKTDDYNYFLKRSKSYTNVFDKKKKFMRGRHADGTFRTTFDPFVSSHEQDDFTEGNAWQYTWLVPHDIDGLVSLFGNKKALIAKLDSLFVVTGDLGKNASPDISGLIGQYAHGNEPSHHIVYFYTMLGEPWKTADLVRQINTTLYHDQPDGLSGNEDVGQMSAWYILSSLGFYQVEPAGGRYVLGSPLFNRADLRVKGGTFTIIAKDNSPENHYIQSVKLNGKRLKKYWVDYADIARGGTLEIQMGKEKTKWY; from the coding sequence ATGAAAAAGATCCTGATGGCATTGTTGCTGATTTCATCTACGGCAACGGCACAAAACCTGACACAATACGTTGACCCGACAATAGGTTCGGGAGGACACGGCCATGTATTCGTAGGAGCAAACGTACCCTTCGGGTTAGTAGAACTCGGACCAACGAGCTTACCGCAACAATGGGACTGGTGCTCAGGATACCACGTTAGCGACTCCACAGCCATAGGTTTTTCCCACACCCACCTCAGCGGCACTGGCATAGGTGATCTTTTCGATGTAACGATGATGCCCGTTGTGGGCAGACCAGCCTATGCACGCGGAGAAGAAACAGACCCGAAAAGTGGACTTTGGAGTTACATCGAACGTAGCACACAAGTGGTTCGTCCGGGCTACTACAAAGGTAAATTGCTCCGATATGGCATCACAGCCGAACTCACCGCTACACAGCGTGTCGGCATGCATCGCTACACGTTTCCGCAGAGCACAGATGCCGCCATCGTTATCGACCTGATGAACGGTGGTTGTTGGGATAAAGCCACGGAAGTACACATGGAACAAGACGAGGGCGGTATCTCCGGCTACCGCTACTCCACCGGTTGGGCAAAGAATCAAAAAATATTCTTCCACGTTAAATTCAACAAACGCATCGATGGTGTAGAGACCACTGCCGATGGACACTATGCACGCATCAACTTCCAGACCGGCGACGGCGAGAAAGTGCTCGCAAAAGTCAGCCTCTCACCCACGTCTGTGGCAGGAGCAAAGGCTAATATGGCGGCAGAACTGCCCGGATGGGACTTCGATGCCACGGCAAAGGCTGCCGACAAGGCATGGAACGATGAACTCAGCCGCGTAGTCATCACTACCGACGATGCACAGCAACGCCGCATCTTCTATACGGCAATGTACCACGAAATGATTGCGCCAAACGTGTTCTGCGACGTAAACGGCGACTATCGAGGCAGCGACGACATGGTGCGCCAAAACACCGACGAGGGAGAGGCTTTTACCAACTATACCACTTACAGCCTGTGGGACACCTACCGCGCACAACACCCCCTGATGACACTCATACACAGCGACCGAATGCCCGACTTCATCAATACGATGCTACATATATACAGGGAGCAGGGCAAGTTGCCCGTGTGGCACCTGATGGCTAACGAAACGGACTGCATGGTGGGTAACCCGGGTGTAGCAGTGGTGGGAGATGCCGTAATGAAAGACATAGAAGGTCTGGATCAGCAACTCGCCTTCGAAGCCATGAAGACAAGCGCCATGCTCGACGAGCGGGGACTGAAGGAATACCGCGAACGCGGATATATCGCTGTCGAGGACGGCAACGAAAACGTGTCGCGCACATTGGAGTATGCCCTCGCCGACTGGGCTGTGGCACAGGCTGCAAAGAAACTCGGCAAGACAGATGACTACAACTACTTCCTCAAACGCTCAAAGTCATATACAAACGTATTCGACAAAAAGAAAAAATTCATGCGCGGACGCCATGCCGACGGCACATTCCGGACAACGTTCGACCCCTTTGTCTCATCGCATGAGCAGGACGACTTCACAGAAGGCAATGCCTGGCAATACACATGGCTCGTGCCGCACGACATCGACGGGCTGGTCAGCCTCTTCGGAAACAAGAAAGCACTCATCGCAAAACTCGACTCGCTGTTCGTCGTAACAGGCGACCTCGGAAAGAACGCATCGCCAGACATCAGCGGACTCATCGGACAATATGCACACGGCAACGAACCAAGCCACCACATCGTGTATTTCTACACCATGCTCGGTGAACCCTGGAAAACAGCCGACCTCGTGCGACAAATCAACACCACACTCTACCATGACCAACCCGACGGACTTAGCGGAAACGAAGATGTAGGGCAAATGTCGGCATGGTACATCCTCTCCTCGCTTGGTTTCTATCAAGTGGAACCCGCTGGCGGGCGCTATGTGCTGGGATCTCCACTCTTCAACCGCGCTGACCTGCGTGTGAAAGGTGGCACATTTACCATCATAGCCAAAGATAATAGCCCTGAAAACCACTACATACAGAGTGTGAAACTCAATGGCAAACGTCTGAAAAAATACTGGGTAGATTATGCCGACATCGCTCGTGGTGGCACCCTCGAAATACAGATGGGCAAAGAAAAAACAAAGTGGTATTAA